From a single Paraburkholderia edwinii genomic region:
- a CDS encoding porin, with amino-acid sequence MKKKIIGAAALSVFAVAAHAQSSVTLYGLIDTGIVYTNNQGGKSAWQEQSSMLSNEVWGLKGSEDLGNNLHAIFRLENGFNIQNGKTTYSNTIFGRQAYVGLQHDQYGTLTLGRQYDPVVDTLGPIALANNGDGNNLAAHPFDNDNVDDSFYIDNSVKYVSPTFHGLTGEALYGFSNTAGGFSDNRAYSFGLTYSIGPINLAAAYLQLNNGSLNGTGAVSSNDFVNFPAARQRVMGVGGNYTIGPAVVGLLWTHTLFDNTQPGANSVIQQPFDTLHFDNYEVNVHYAVTPVISLAGAYTFTQGAFSGATGSADPKWHQVTLMADYSLSKRTDVYVEGVYQHAYGAEGSAFEGAFINGLAQSSTGNQVAATIGMRTRF; translated from the coding sequence GTGAAAAAGAAAATTATCGGCGCAGCTGCTTTGTCCGTCTTTGCCGTGGCGGCTCATGCGCAAAGCAGCGTCACGCTTTATGGTTTGATCGACACCGGTATCGTCTATACGAATAACCAGGGCGGCAAGAGCGCGTGGCAGGAACAAAGCAGCATGCTGTCGAACGAAGTCTGGGGCCTCAAAGGCAGCGAAGACCTCGGCAACAACCTGCATGCGATCTTCCGCCTCGAAAACGGCTTCAATATCCAGAACGGCAAGACCACGTACTCGAATACGATCTTCGGCCGTCAAGCCTACGTCGGTCTTCAGCACGACCAGTACGGCACGCTGACGCTCGGCCGCCAGTACGACCCCGTCGTCGACACGCTCGGCCCGATCGCGCTCGCCAACAACGGCGACGGCAACAACCTCGCCGCGCACCCGTTCGATAACGACAACGTCGACGACTCGTTCTACATCGACAACTCTGTCAAATATGTAAGCCCGACCTTCCACGGGCTGACCGGTGAAGCACTGTACGGCTTCAGCAACACCGCCGGCGGCTTCTCGGATAACCGCGCATACAGCTTCGGCCTGACCTACAGCATCGGTCCGATCAACCTCGCCGCGGCTTATTTGCAGCTCAATAACGGTTCGCTTAACGGTACCGGCGCAGTGTCGAGCAACGACTTCGTCAATTTCCCCGCTGCACGTCAGCGGGTGATGGGCGTGGGCGGCAACTATACGATCGGACCGGCCGTCGTTGGCCTGCTGTGGACGCATACGCTGTTCGACAATACGCAGCCCGGCGCGAATTCGGTGATCCAGCAACCGTTCGATACGCTGCACTTCGATAACTACGAAGTCAACGTGCACTACGCGGTAACGCCGGTAATTTCGCTCGCCGGCGCCTACACGTTCACGCAAGGCGCGTTTAGCGGTGCGACCGGCTCGGCCGATCCGAAATGGCATCAGGTGACGCTGATGGCCGATTACTCGCTCAGCAAGCGCACGGATGTCTATGTGGAAGGTGTCTACCAGCATGCGTACGGTGCGGAAGGTTCGGCGTTTGAAGGTGCATTTATCAATGGCCTCGCGCAATCTTCAACCGGCAACCAGGTTGCGGCGACCATCGGTATGCGCACGCGCTTCTAA
- a CDS encoding IclR family transcriptional regulator, with the protein MASSSRVSDDATAAPSTSPDGVAALDRAFAILFAFRPDDKGLSLAELAARTGLYKSTILRLIASLTHHRMLLRSEDGRYLIGPAALQLGALYQRGLQLADVVLPLMRALRDECNESVSFYVRRQDLRVCLHRVDTTHTIRDHVREGDVLPMEKGSGGRVLNAFSGARGELYERIRREGYYISIGERDSETAGISTPVFSAAQPLAGSFTLAGPLPRVDEALLKGMRVSMLESSIKASELLGGDAEPLRAALALIDSKKARSRQK; encoded by the coding sequence ATGGCTTCTTCCAGTCGCGTGTCCGACGATGCAACAGCGGCGCCCTCGACTTCCCCCGACGGCGTCGCCGCGCTCGATCGCGCATTTGCCATCCTGTTCGCGTTCCGCCCCGACGACAAGGGCCTTTCGCTTGCCGAACTGGCGGCGCGAACCGGCCTCTACAAGAGCACGATTCTGCGGCTGATCGCGTCGCTGACGCATCATCGTATGTTGTTGCGCTCCGAAGACGGACGCTATCTGATCGGTCCTGCCGCTTTGCAGCTTGGCGCGCTCTATCAGCGCGGCCTGCAACTGGCCGATGTGGTCTTGCCGCTGATGCGTGCGCTGCGCGACGAATGCAACGAAAGCGTGTCGTTCTATGTGCGGCGGCAGGATTTGCGCGTGTGCCTGCATCGCGTCGATACGACGCATACGATTCGCGACCACGTTCGCGAAGGCGATGTGCTGCCGATGGAAAAAGGTTCGGGCGGGCGCGTGCTGAATGCCTTCAGCGGCGCCCGTGGCGAGCTATACGAGCGGATTCGCCGCGAGGGTTATTACATTTCGATCGGCGAGCGCGATAGCGAAACAGCCGGCATTTCCACGCCGGTGTTTTCAGCCGCTCAACCGCTCGCGGGCTCATTTACGCTAGCGGGACCGCTCCCGCGCGTCGACGAGGCTTTGCTCAAAGGCATGCGCGTGTCGATGCTCGAGTCGTCGATCAAAGCAAGCGAGTTGCTCGGCGGCGACGCAGAACCGCTGCGCGCCGCGCTTGCATTGATCGACAGCAAGAAGGCGCGCAGCCGGCAAAAGTAA
- a CDS encoding SMP-30/gluconolactonase/LRE family protein encodes MSWNPVPPVIKTEVHTAMPDALRKHGVVSEWSRANKGGEPVDCFIEGPCFDPHGNLYIVDIPHGRIFQITPSLEWRVIAAYDGEPNGLAWHPQHQLIIADYKNGVMKLDPRQGEVQPLLARRNSERFKGVNDLIVARNGDIYFTDQGQTGLHDPTGRVFRLTADGRLDCLIDNGPSPNGLVLDGKEKVLFVAMTRDNAVWRLPLLPDGSTSKVGRFAQFYGTSGPDGLTMDADGNLFVAHASLGAVFVLNPHGEPLAKIESCAGRTITNVTFGGPEQRTLFITDSSTGSVLRAEWDARGASGRIAATGPA; translated from the coding sequence ATGAGCTGGAATCCGGTCCCGCCCGTCATAAAGACGGAAGTGCATACCGCCATGCCGGATGCGCTGCGCAAACACGGCGTGGTATCGGAATGGTCCCGTGCGAACAAGGGCGGCGAGCCGGTCGACTGCTTTATCGAAGGTCCGTGCTTCGATCCGCACGGTAACCTGTATATCGTCGATATTCCGCATGGCCGCATTTTCCAGATCACGCCGTCGCTGGAATGGCGCGTGATTGCCGCTTACGACGGCGAGCCGAACGGACTGGCGTGGCATCCGCAGCATCAGCTGATCATTGCCGACTATAAAAACGGCGTGATGAAGCTCGACCCCAGGCAAGGCGAAGTGCAGCCGTTGCTGGCGCGACGCAATAGCGAGCGCTTCAAGGGCGTCAACGATCTGATTGTCGCGCGCAACGGCGACATCTATTTCACGGACCAGGGGCAAACGGGCCTGCACGATCCGACCGGACGCGTGTTTCGCTTGACCGCCGACGGACGCCTCGACTGTCTGATCGACAATGGCCCGAGCCCGAACGGACTCGTGCTCGACGGTAAGGAAAAAGTGCTGTTCGTTGCGATGACGCGCGATAACGCGGTCTGGCGCCTGCCGCTGCTGCCGGATGGCAGCACGAGCAAAGTCGGCCGGTTCGCGCAATTCTATGGCACCAGTGGTCCCGATGGCCTGACGATGGACGCGGACGGCAATCTGTTCGTCGCGCATGCCTCGCTCGGCGCGGTGTTCGTACTGAATCCGCACGGCGAGCCGCTTGCGAAAATCGAATCGTGCGCTGGGCGCACGATTACGAATGTGACGTTCGGCGGCCCGGAACAGCGCACACTGTTCATCACCGATTCGAGCACCGGCTCGGTATTGCGCGCGGAATGGGACGCGCGCGGCGCGTCCGGACGTATCGCAGCCACCGGGCCGGCGTAG
- a CDS encoding citryl-CoA lyase has protein sequence MTSPQDFATLAADYWSTSIVDIHPGSIKIRGYPIQELIGTIGFPQMIWLMLRGELPSDGEARLLEAALVASVDHGPHAPSIAISRMAVSCGLPLNGAMASALNTLDDVHGGAGQQAVELFHAIERAQAQGATLAEAVETEVDAFNASHGKYLPGFGHRFHPIDPRAGRLLHLVDEAAADKVVSGRYATIGRAIEALLRARKGRTIPMNIDGATGVIYAELGFEPELARGIFCLSRAVGILSHAWEQRGRAERNKGPMPRQMPYRYTGAPERHFDGETQ, from the coding sequence ATGACTTCTCCGCAGGATTTCGCCACACTCGCCGCCGATTACTGGAGCACGTCGATCGTCGATATTCATCCGGGCTCGATCAAGATTCGCGGCTACCCGATTCAGGAACTGATCGGCACGATCGGCTTTCCGCAAATGATCTGGCTCATGCTGCGCGGCGAATTGCCCAGCGACGGCGAGGCGCGTCTGCTTGAAGCGGCGCTTGTCGCGTCGGTCGATCATGGCCCGCATGCGCCGTCGATTGCCATTTCGCGGATGGCCGTCAGTTGCGGGCTGCCGTTGAATGGCGCGATGGCGTCCGCGCTCAATACACTCGACGACGTTCACGGCGGCGCCGGGCAGCAGGCCGTCGAACTTTTCCATGCGATCGAGCGCGCCCAGGCGCAAGGCGCGACGCTTGCAGAAGCCGTCGAAACGGAAGTCGACGCGTTTAACGCCTCGCATGGCAAATACCTGCCGGGCTTCGGTCACCGCTTTCATCCGATCGATCCGCGTGCGGGCCGCCTGCTGCATCTCGTCGACGAAGCGGCTGCGGACAAGGTCGTTTCCGGTCGCTACGCTACGATCGGACGCGCCATCGAAGCCTTGCTCCGGGCGCGCAAAGGCCGCACGATTCCGATGAATATCGATGGCGCGACCGGCGTGATCTACGCGGAACTCGGCTTTGAGCCCGAACTTGCGCGCGGCATTTTCTGCCTGTCGCGCGCGGTCGGCATTCTGTCGCATGCATGGGAACAGCGCGGCCGCGCCGAGCGCAACAAGGGGCCGATGCCGCGCCAGATGCCGTATCGATACACGGGCGCGCCCGAGCGCCACTTCGACGGAGAGACGCAATGA